The DNA segment agctttaaaataaaacacatcattcttagaaacataaatgtcatagttaacaaattcgaaattgaaaccagattgttttaaaagggaaactgaaattatgttcctagtcaaactaggagcatacaaaacattcTTCAAAATAACTTCCGAACCACTTGGAAGTTCTAAAACGTAGTCTCCTTGAGCCTCGACTTCAACTTTTGCTCCGTTGCCCATAAAGAGACTAGTGTCCCCCTTCTTgtaatgtttatttcttttgaacccctgcaacgaattgtaaatatgagttccacatccggtatctagtacccatgtgttagaagaaataacattaagctcaacatgtatcataaagatagtacctgaggtttgccctgcatccctcttgtttttcaactctttgagattaGTCGGACAATTTCTCTTCCAATGTCCTAtctcaccacattcaaaacatgggtcattcgtagcaaccttttgcttcttttcttttggtttggcgggttctgctttagcttttccttttccctttcccTTGACGTGTCCCTTTCTTTTAGCATAGGTTGCTTTAGAGTCGGGGTGGGGCCTTTTCTTATTTCCTCCTTCATTGATCGCAAGGACGGGTAAAGCCTTTTTGCCCATACTtgcttcggccgttttgagcattgcatgaagctcaccaatgctcttgtcccatccattcatgttgtaattcataacaaagctctcaaatttctttgttaaagagttgaggatcaaatccgtagccaactctttggagacgggacaatttagccgttcgaggcgatcaatgtggcttttcatcttgagaacataagatgataccgattgggtttcctccattcgacatgcatgaagcgcccgaacagtttcgaagcgttctacccttgcttgttgtaggaacatttcctttaactgggtaatcatgtcatatgccccatggtgttcaaaatccttttgaatttcgggaatcatagttcccaacatgaggcatgaggcttgcatggagtcctcggtatacttaacccaatcgttgtaggcttccacatcttccacattaggttcatcgggaataggatcgtccaacacataggatatcttctcttgtttgagaacgattctcaagtttcgaaaccaatccatgaagttgttatggttgagacgatccttttcaaggatggttcttagtgataggtttcggacggtttgggtaatcgggtttgcattgttagcggccatctacaaaatttaacaagttcaattttagtattttcgatattattatattttaatcattaatacccttttgtgtcttaaagacaattaataattaaaatctagaatccaacgttacatttaaatattggttaggtgacctttatccctctatttaaattaacaaggtagtcaacgtttgacaattgcaactctttgcaatttctagccatatgggatcggttaaacatctttatgtttagttggcatgtttaatcccatcaacacctttgttccccatgctttggtgaccctaagttcatggtttccaaatcaagtcgtccaacttacacacacgtgtgagtttatacacataagtggttaggtgacctttatcccacaaacatggtaaacccaccccgaacatacaagttccctcaaatgtggttaggtgacctttatcccacaataagagttcccaagtatttcgagtgttgtataaaagggtggtgtttgacttgttttataaaagggttttcaatatttcaaaattctagttagaaaatattatgtaccatacatttgcatgcattcaaattaatggtactttagtgaaaactaattttcaaggttctttttaataaaacccattttattataaaaatcattaatttttaataaaaccttttattaaccattttaatgattttgttaagaaccaattttacgcttgttgttgattattagtttgttaagtcatgcatatcgacatatcatctaaacaacaaaatAAGCAACCAAACAAGCACATCATTCATaataataggtgcataaccatagccaactattttgacaacacttgttagccgaaacaagtgtgccaaaaggtccttcctaaggggtgaaaaatgacacaaacgatgtgtcgttgaactcccacttgatcccgcatccaaatgcttcaagtctccttcttgtgttgtgacttctccaccttttttgggcttccaaaagtcttttatattcagctccaaactcatTTGGACtccaaaaaaatgagttttggttatcgggttaaaatcccgttaagaa comes from the Helianthus annuus cultivar XRQ/B chromosome 4, HanXRQr2.0-SUNRISE, whole genome shotgun sequence genome and includes:
- the LOC118491332 gene encoding uncharacterized protein LOC118491332, yielding MNYNMNGWDKSIGELHAMLKTAEASMGKKALPVLAINEGGNKKRPHPDSKATYAKRKGHVKGKGKGKAKAEPAKPKEKKQKVATNDPCFECGEIGHWKRNCPTNLKELKNKRDAGQTSGVQKK